In Chitinophaga oryzae, the sequence CCGTAGCCATATGCGTGCCCCTGCGGCCGGCCATAATATCCTGCCACGGAAAGAACGTGAGGATCGTTCCGGGTGTACCGGTTTGGTCGCCGTAATAAAAATGATAGGTATGCGGATCGTCAAAGTTTACAGTCTTTTTTACAAACCGTAATCCCATCGTCTTCGTGTAAAAGTCAAAATTCTTCTTAGCGTTACCGGAAATAGCGGTAACATGATGCAGCCCTGTTATCATTTTTAGATTTTTTGATTGAGGGATTTTCGATTTTTTGGGATGAAGATGAGCGAAGAATATATGATCTCCGCTGCATTTTAAATTCCAACATCAAAAAATCGAAAATCCCCAAATGTTTATTGTTGTTTCAGCAGTTGTACTTCACACTGAATTTTTACTTCGTCACTCACCATTACACCGCCAGCTTCGGTTACAGCGTTCCAGTTCAGGCCAAAATCCTTACGGTTGATTTTACCATGGATGGTGAAGCCCGCTTTGGTATTGCCCCATGGATCTGCTACCACGCCGCCGAACTCCACATCCAGTTTGATGTTTTTAGTCACGTCGCGGATGGTCAGATCGCCATACAGCGTATAGGAGCCATCGTTGTCCACGTTTTCCGTTTTAGTGGCTTTGAAGGTGATGTTGCGGAATTTGTTCACGTCGAAGAAATCCGGAGAGCGCAGGTGCTCGTCGCGCTGGCTGTTGGCAGTAGAGATGGAGTCTACGTCTACGGTAGCTGTGGCGCTGGCGTTGAGGAAGTTATCCCCGTCTGTTTCCGCTTCTACCTGGAAGGTGTTGAACCGCCCGGTAACATTGGTGATCATCAGGTGTCTGATCTTAAAAGTAAGTTCGCTGTGCGCGGCGTCGGAGACCCATTTTTGTTTTGCCATAAATAAAGATGTTTTATTTTTTATGAATTGGTAATGTTGTTTGCTGGTGCAAATGTCCGTTAAAGAACAGGGGGCAAAAATGGATTAAATAAATATAACGATGTACTTTTTTTATTCTCTCTGAAGATAACGATTGCCCCCGGGATTTACTCATTTTCAGATTATGTACGATTTTTTTTGAATAATATAAACATTATGCATGAAAAATTGTTTAGGTGTGTTGGTATTAAGGAAACCCGGACGAAAAGATATCTTATGAGACATCTCCTGTTATTAACGCTCATCCTGCCGCCGATGTTTGCCCCGGCGCAGGAGAAAGGACAACAGCTGACTTTAAAAGATTGTTATGAACTCGCCCGGCAACGTAATGCGCTGGTAAAACAGGCGGAACGCTCGCTGCAGGCGAGAGAATATTCCCTGCAGGCCGAGAATCGTGCCTGGTTCCCCAAAGTAGACCTGCTGGCCGGTTACAACTACCTCGGAAAACCGCTTGAAATCAATCTGCAACAGGTAAAGGACGGGGTGGTGAACGGATCGGCGGCGCAAAGCGTCAATACGGCCAACACCGTCTTCCAGCAGATCACCGGGCAACCTTTGCCACAAAATGTGCAGGACGCCATCTCCAATGCCACAAAAGGACTGATCAACGCATTTTATCCCAACTATAACCCGCAGCTGGCGAAACAATCGTATTTCGTGGCAGGCGTCGGGGTACGCCAGCCGATCTTTCTGGGCGGAAAAATATCCGCTGCCCAGGACCTCGCCCGCTCACAGGTAACAGCCGGCCAGTTCAATAAACAGGTGGTGGAGAAAAACCTGTATTTCCTGATCAGCGCCCAGTACCTGCGTATCATGTACCTCAATACCATCCTGGCCCACGAAGCGGTAGTGGTGGAGGCTTTCCGGAAAAACAGGGATTACGCCGCGTCGCTGAAAGACAATCAGATACTGCCGCCTTACCTGCTCAACTGGGCGAAGGTGTCCTATACACAGGCAACGAACCGATACAGCAACCTGGAGCTGGAGAAAGAAAATGCCCTGTTGGAAATGAACCAGCTGCTGGGCAGGCCTATAGATACCGCCATCGTCATCAGCGATACGCTGCGGTACGAGCAGGCCAACGTCACTACAGGGGAAGAGAACGCCTTCTGGCACAACAATCCGTCGTACCGCCTGCTGGAAAGCAAGACAGACCTGGCCAGAGTAGCGGTGAAGGCTACACGCTCCCTGTCGCTTCCCAACCTGTTCGCCATCGGCAATGTGTCGCTCTACCAGAAAGACCTGCCGGTGACGGTGCCGCCGTGGCTGATAGGCGTGGAGCTGCAATGGACCCTGTTCGACGGCTTCCAGCGTAACAAACGTACCAAAGCCAGTAAACTGCTGGTAGAGGAGGCAATGATGGCCGCTGAAAATACCAGGACGTCCCTGGAGCTGCAGCTGCGTGTGGCCTCCAACAAGGTAAAGGCGCTGCAGCATGACGTGGCTTCGCTGGACAGCGCCCGGCAACAGGCGCGCCTTACCACCACGCTGGTGACCGACCGCATGGAAAACCAGCTCTCGTCCGTGAAGGATGTAAACGATGCATTGCTGCTGGAGGAGGAGATGCATAAAATATACTACACGGCCGTACTGGGCTACTATCTGGCACTGGCCGAATACTGGAACATCGTGGGCACACCGGAGTATTTCGCTACATACGTTAACAACTAAAACCGGTCATATACATGAAAGCCGTACTAAAAAATTACTGGGCACTGCTGATACCCCTGGTAGTACTGATCATTGCACTGATTTTTTTCCTGAAGAAGCCGGCCGCAGCGGATAGCACGGTGATCGGCATGGTGGACGCAGATTATGTGGACGTGGCCGCGGAATTCCCCGGCCGGCTGGACAGCCTGCTGGTGCAACAGGGAGATACGGTGAAGAAAGGGCAGCTATTGGGCGTGCTGCGGTCTACCGAAATCAATGCCATCCGCAACCAGGCGCTGGCAGCCATCGAAGCGGCGCAAAGCCAGCTGCAGCTGCTGGAAAAAGGCGCCCGCCCGGAAGCCATCAAAGCGGCCGACAACCTTTATAACATCACACAGGAACAGTATAGGCTGATGCAGAAAACCTATCAGCGCATGGAAAATCTCTTCAACGATGAAGTGATATCCGGGCAGGAAAAAGACCTGGTGTACTTTAAACTGCAGGCGGCCAAAAAGGAAATGGAAACGGCCAAACTGAACATGGACATGCTGAAACAAGGCACCCGCCCCGAGATGCTGCAGGCGGCATCGGCCATCCTCAAACAGGCACAGGAAGGTTACAACCTTACCAAAGCCTTATCTGATAATACCTACCTCCACGCACCCTCCGACGGCATTATCTCTTCTATGGTCATCGAAGAAGGAGAGATCGTGTCTATCGGCTACCCGCTGATGACCCTGCAGAAGCCCAATACGTACCATGTACGGTTCAATATCCGGCAGGATGAGATGAACAGGCTGCCGGTAGGCGCCAAAGCGCGCTTGGAGGTGCCGGGCTGCAGCCCGGAAAAATTTGAGGCGGTCGTCTATAAAACGGCGCCGTCGCTGACTTTCGCAAACTGGATACCGGTAAAGGAAAAAGGCAAATTCGAACTGCGCACCTTTACTGTTGACCTTAAACCTGTTAACCCGTCCGACGTGCAGGGATTGCGCCCCGGCATGACGGCCTCCCTGCAAATGCCATGATACAGGCCATCGTCAAGGTTATGATAAGGGAATGGAAACGCATCGTCACGTTCCCGGTGTATTACATCGCCATGCTGGCGCTGCCGCCGGTGTTGTGTTTGCTGTATGCCGGCATCTATAATAAACATTTCGCGGAAGACCTGCCGGTGGCCATCTGGGATGAAGCTAACTCGCCGCTGTCACGGCAGTTCACCTTTATGCTGGAACAAACGGAGAGCATTCACATCACGCAGCAGGTACAGAGCGAAGGGGAGCTGCAGGCAATGCTGCACAACGGTACCGTGATGGGCGCTGTTCATTTTCCCCGCCGGATGGACGAGCATATCAAAAGCCGGCAGCCGGTGTATATCACCATCTATACCAATGTATCCTACCTGGTGCCGGCGAAACTGTTATATAAAGATGCAGCGCAGGTGCTGCTCACCGCCGCCGCCGGCGTACAGCTGCAGAAGCTGATGAAGACGGGTATGCCTGCAGGAAAAGCCATGGCATTGGTGATGCCCGTGCAGCTGCAGTCGTTTACTTTATACAACCCGCGATACGATTATCAGCAGTACCTCGTGCCGGGCGTGATAGCGGTGGCCATGCAGATGATGATGATCATGGTGGTAGCGCTGGCGCTGAATTATGAACATAAAACCGGGTCACTGGGAACATTATACGAAGCCAGCAACGGATCGGCTTCGAATGCCGTTATCGGGAAAGCGCTTGCTTATCTCGGCGTAGCGTGGTTGGATTATATCATCATCACGCTGATCATTTATCCTTTGTTCGCCTCGGGTGCGCAGTTGTTCAGCTGGGCGCTGTTTACCATCTTTACCCTGCTGATGCTGGCCTGTATCAGCGTAGGCATGATGGTGTCTGCCATCTTCAAGGACCTGTTGCTGGCCTGCGATGTAGGCATCTTCTATACTTCGCCGGCTTTTGTGTTCAGTGGTTTTACGTTTCCGCGCTGGGGCATGCCCTGGTACGATCAGTATTACGCGATGATCATGCCGCTGACACCTTTTGTAGATGCGTTCTTCAAAGTATATTTTATGGACCTGCCGTTGCGTTATGTCAGGCCGGAAATGGCACATATGCTGCTGTTCACCGTGGTAGGGCTGCCGGTGGCCATCCTGCTTTTCCAGCGTACCCTTCAACCTTCAACTGTACAACATGCCTGACAGGAACAACAACATAGGACAGCTGTTCCTCCGGGAAATAAAACTGGTGGCCGGCAATCACAGCCTCCTGCTTACACTGCTGCTGGCACCGCTGTTCTACGTGTTTTTCTACGGCACTATCTACAGTTACAAAGTAGAAGAGAAAGTGATACTGGCCGTTGCCGATGACGACCGTAGCGAGATGTCGCGTATGTTTGTGGAGCAGATGAACAATATGCAGGTGGTGTCCGTGCTGCGGGCTTCTTCGCTGGAAGCCGCACAGGAGCGGATGTACAGGGGGGAAGCGCAGGGGTATTTTTACATTCCCAAAGGCATGCAAAGCAAGGTGCTCTCCCTGCAACAGGCGGATGTGGTGCTGGCCGTGAACGGTGCACGTTTCCTGCCGTCGAGCGAACTGACAGGCGCCATTACCCAGCTGGGCCTCACGATCGGCGCAGGGGTGCGGTTGCAGTACCAGGAGAAGATGGGCCTGAACTCCGCTATGGCCTTGCAGGAAGCGATGCCGGTCAACATAGACTACCGTCCGCTCTACAATCCCCAGGCCAGCTACGGTGGTTTCCTGCTGCCGGTGTTACTCGTGCTGATCCTCCAGCAGACGCTGCTGTTGGGCCTCTCCGGTAGTATGGCCCTGGAGCGGGAGAACGGGGAGATCGGCCGGCTGGTGAAGATGGGCGGGGGATTGTCGGGCATGCTGTACGGCAAAGCTGCTTTCTACCTGCTGCTGTACCTGGCTTACGCTGCGTTTTTTATGACGGTCAACTACCAGGTGCTGCATCTGCCTTTCCGGGGCAGTTACCGGGACCTCGCGGTGCTGCTGTTCCTGTTTATCGTGACCCTCATTCCTATGGCCGTATGGATAGGGACGCTGTTTAAGAGTCAGCTGCTGGCTGCCCAGTTGATGGCCTTTTCTACATATCCATTTTTTCTTATATGCGGCTATGCCTGGCCTTTTGAATCGATGCCGCCGCTGTTGCAGGGGCTGGCGTCCCTGCTGCCGCTGACGCCTTTTGTGAAAGTATACACGTCGGTCGTTCAGACCGGGGGCACGCTGCAGGACCACACCGGATCGGTGATACACCTGGTGCTGCTGTGGGTGTTTTACCTTTTAATGGCATTATGGGGATTAAAACGATTGAATAAAAAGCAACAACCTATATCTTTGTAAGGTGTACGCAATTGTCGATATAGAAACTACCGGGGGCCATGCCAGCGCCAACGGCATCACCGAAATCGCCATCTACCTGTTTGATGGCCGGGAAGTCACACAGCATTACCAGACGCTGGTTAATCCTGGAGTGCCCATTCCTTATTACATAGAGTCGCTGACGGGTATCACCAACAGCATGGTGGCCGAAGCACCACCGTTTGAAGCAGTGGCGCCGCTGATCCATGAACTGCTGCACGATAAAATTTTCGTGG encodes:
- a CDS encoding TolC family protein; this translates as MRHLLLLTLILPPMFAPAQEKGQQLTLKDCYELARQRNALVKQAERSLQAREYSLQAENRAWFPKVDLLAGYNYLGKPLEINLQQVKDGVVNGSAAQSVNTANTVFQQITGQPLPQNVQDAISNATKGLINAFYPNYNPQLAKQSYFVAGVGVRQPIFLGGKISAAQDLARSQVTAGQFNKQVVEKNLYFLISAQYLRIMYLNTILAHEAVVVEAFRKNRDYAASLKDNQILPPYLLNWAKVSYTQATNRYSNLELEKENALLEMNQLLGRPIDTAIVISDTLRYEQANVTTGEENAFWHNNPSYRLLESKTDLARVAVKATRSLSLPNLFAIGNVSLYQKDLPVTVPPWLIGVELQWTLFDGFQRNKRTKASKLLVEEAMMAAENTRTSLELQLRVASNKVKALQHDVASLDSARQQARLTTTLVTDRMENQLSSVKDVNDALLLEEEMHKIYYTAVLGYYLALAEYWNIVGTPEYFATYVNN
- a CDS encoding ABC transporter permease gives rise to the protein MIQAIVKVMIREWKRIVTFPVYYIAMLALPPVLCLLYAGIYNKHFAEDLPVAIWDEANSPLSRQFTFMLEQTESIHITQQVQSEGELQAMLHNGTVMGAVHFPRRMDEHIKSRQPVYITIYTNVSYLVPAKLLYKDAAQVLLTAAAGVQLQKLMKTGMPAGKAMALVMPVQLQSFTLYNPRYDYQQYLVPGVIAVAMQMMMIMVVALALNYEHKTGSLGTLYEASNGSASNAVIGKALAYLGVAWLDYIIITLIIYPLFASGAQLFSWALFTIFTLLMLACISVGMMVSAIFKDLLLACDVGIFYTSPAFVFSGFTFPRWGMPWYDQYYAMIMPLTPFVDAFFKVYFMDLPLRYVRPEMAHMLLFTVVGLPVAILLFQRTLQPSTVQHA
- a CDS encoding YceI family protein — its product is MAKQKWVSDAAHSELTFKIRHLMITNVTGRFNTFQVEAETDGDNFLNASATATVDVDSISTANSQRDEHLRSPDFFDVNKFRNITFKATKTENVDNDGSYTLYGDLTIRDVTKNIKLDVEFGGVVADPWGNTKAGFTIHGKINRKDFGLNWNAVTEAGGVMVSDEVKIQCEVQLLKQQ
- a CDS encoding HlyD family secretion protein, producing MKAVLKNYWALLIPLVVLIIALIFFLKKPAAADSTVIGMVDADYVDVAAEFPGRLDSLLVQQGDTVKKGQLLGVLRSTEINAIRNQALAAIEAAQSQLQLLEKGARPEAIKAADNLYNITQEQYRLMQKTYQRMENLFNDEVISGQEKDLVYFKLQAAKKEMETAKLNMDMLKQGTRPEMLQAASAILKQAQEGYNLTKALSDNTYLHAPSDGIISSMVIEEGEIVSIGYPLMTLQKPNTYHVRFNIRQDEMNRLPVGAKARLEVPGCSPEKFEAVVYKTAPSLTFANWIPVKEKGKFELRTFTVDLKPVNPSDVQGLRPGMTASLQMP
- a CDS encoding ABC transporter permease; its protein translation is MPDRNNNIGQLFLREIKLVAGNHSLLLTLLLAPLFYVFFYGTIYSYKVEEKVILAVADDDRSEMSRMFVEQMNNMQVVSVLRASSLEAAQERMYRGEAQGYFYIPKGMQSKVLSLQQADVVLAVNGARFLPSSELTGAITQLGLTIGAGVRLQYQEKMGLNSAMALQEAMPVNIDYRPLYNPQASYGGFLLPVLLVLILQQTLLLGLSGSMALERENGEIGRLVKMGGGLSGMLYGKAAFYLLLYLAYAAFFMTVNYQVLHLPFRGSYRDLAVLLFLFIVTLIPMAVWIGTLFKSQLLAAQLMAFSTYPFFLICGYAWPFESMPPLLQGLASLLPLTPFVKVYTSVVQTGGTLQDHTGSVIHLVLLWVFYLLMALWGLKRLNKKQQPISL